Sequence from the Cucumis sativus cultivar 9930 chromosome 1, Cucumber_9930_V3, whole genome shotgun sequence genome:
GTTAATATATGAGGTTGAAGGTTTGAATTCTTTAACCCAATGTGTTGTTGAACTAAGAAAGATAAATGTGTTTTTGAAACactatttaatcaaatatcaaCTGAAGCAAACTTTTTGAAACAGCCACCTGACTTGTTTTCAGGAGTATGTCATATCTGTGAGTTTGTAGGAATTTGTCTCATCCATGATTACACTTAATGCAGCTCTCGGGCAAGGCAACGAACTTGGTTCAGAGTGTGATAAAGACAAATTGTGAGAAGGCTGAAGAAGGCCTCAACACAAATTATTATGGCCTTAAAAATGTAACAGAAGCCCTTCTTCCACTGCTACAGAAATCCTTGGAAGGAGCAAGGATTGTGAATGTCTCCTCTCTCAGAGGCGAATTGAAGGTATCACACCATTCTTTATCTTTATAAACATTTCTCAAGTTAGTCTACTATTAGGATTCCTCCCCTAAAACTTAGAAAATCCTAACAAAGATGGAGAAACTCCTTCCAACACCACCTCCAGTGATGATCGTTGGCTAATCTTTGACCACCACCTTCGATGACGCCACTGACAATCTTCCAACAACCAACTCCGGTTGCCAGTGGTCTTACACATTAAAACTCCTGCACTTGTGTTGGTTCATCTGACAGATGATGAAAATTTCCCTTGTACATTTGATCTATtcacttttcatattttatatttgaaacttaACAGCTAAAAGTGTTTCCAATTCTTATGGGTTGGGCCAGCGGTCATTGTGACTAGTGAAATAAGTTCAAACCATGGCAACTCCACTAACttagaatttaaattcttaagATTCTTTGATAACTAATTATAATAAGGTCAGATAGTTGTTCTAAAGGATGAGCCTAGGTGCGCacaaacattttcttctcttttttttattaaaaaaataaataaacgtaTAACAAAAGAACTAAAGACAAAGTCATTTTCAAGCTTTTATTGTTGAACTATATGAAGTTACTTTTGGTTGAGAATTCCAAAAAGTGAGCACAtacaaaaagaattgaaaaattaaagaatctTTTGAATACTAAACATAGACGATTATACTAAAAGATTAGCTTAAGCGTATACAAGCTcgcataaaaaagaataaaagggGAGAGAAAATGACCTTATTTGTCAGAAGAGAACTACAAATGATATCATCTGATGatttgagaataaaattaCTGTGTTTGGCAGAGAATACCAAGTGAGCAGATACGAACAGAACTGGGGGATGTAGAAAATTTGAGTGAAGAAAAGATAGATGGAGTGTTGAAAAGATTTCTACATGATTTGAAGGAAGATAGATTAGAAGTGAATGGATGGACAATGATGCTTCCACCCTACAGCATCTCCAAGGCTGCAGTGAATGCTTATACAAGAATTCTTGCAAGAAAGTATccaaaaatgtatataaactGTGTTCATCCTGGCTATGTTAATACTGATATCAACTGGCATACAGGAATATTGAGTGTAGAAGAAGGGGCTAAAGGTCCTCTCAAGTTAGCTCTTTTGCCAGATGGAGGTCCCACAGGTTGCTATTTTGACGAAACTGAATTGGGGGAGTTTTAATTAACTCACTGCAGTTTGGAATGAAACTTCACTTGTTTCATCAAAGATGGAAGGGTTTGTAGTGATTTTTTGCATGGATGACCCAATCCCAGCAACTTAATGTGTATTTGATTACGTTATGGAAAATGGAGCAACCTTTTGTGACATTGCCACTATGATGCATCCTATGACTGCCTTATTGCAGTTGGAAGTTTGGAACAGAGCTTAACTTTGTAGTTAGTTGATGATTGGttctaatatttcaaaaggTGGAGGCACCATAAGATGCTAACTTTGGTTTTCCAAATAGAGAATCTGAATGGTCAAAGGTTTAGCTCAATGCGACTGTTTATTATTCctttactttttgtttgttctatAAAGTTCATTCTTCTTTGATTATAAAAATGTCGATTGTCTGAGTTTTTAtagataaatatgaaatatttccttgggGGAATCTAACTTTGATTTTGAGTCAAGTTggttttcttagaaaaaaaattaaaagatatatttttttcagaTGGTTCAACTTGATAATTAACAATTTGATCTAATCTTTTAACCAAAACATTTTTGTTCGATCACTTGGTAGAAAATTGTGTGTTAAGGCCAaaattgactgaaaataaatAGTTGCATTAAAAATGTTGGCATTGGGTCCAGAGGTACAGGTACCATTTTGTTGAAAGTCGTTCAGCTTTTCTTGAGAGTATGACATAAGTTACTTCATTGTCGTAGTGTCTGGTACTCAAACACTGGTTTGAGGGTATTTTCTCTACCCTATTTACCCTAAAAAAAAGGGACACCTTGCGTCCTTGAATCGAACTAACCTAGCCACCTCCATTCCTCAGGACCATAGTAATAATGgagattgaaaattgaaaagaggTAATGGACTTAGAGAGCTTTCAACATATTTTAaggtacaatttttttttaacatattttaaggtacaatttcttttaaaagata
This genomic interval carries:
- the LOC101222482 gene encoding (+)-neomenthol dehydrogenase is translated as METNGNHVTERYGVVTGANKGIGFETAKQLASEGITVILTARNEQRGLEAVSKLHEIGLTNVVFHQLDVLDPDSIQSLAKFIADKFGRLDILVNNAGASGVVVDEEGLRAMNIDFSSWLSGKATNLVQSVIKTNCEKAEEGLNTNYYGLKNVTEALLPLLQKSLEGARIVNVSSLRGELKRIPSEQIRTELGDVENLSEEKIDGVLKRFLHDLKEDRLEVNGWTMMLPPYSISKAAVNAYTRILARKYPKMYINCVHPGYVNTDINWHTGILSVEEGAKGPLKLALLPDGGPTGCYFDETELGEF